The DNA segment TTTATTGCACAACCTAACTAAACTATAAAAATTTTATTCGCCAAACAATAACCTTTTCCCTTTTTTGATCAAACGACACAAAGCTAAGTCATTATAATACAAAAAAACAAATTTTGCATCAGCACTAAGAGGCCCTGAGTCTAAACTAAGACCGGTTAAAAGTTTTTTTAAATCTTCGGTTGAGGTCAGCGACAAGGCTTGATTATTTTTTTCCGCCTCTTCCAAACTCGGCATAAATCTTCGCAAACTGTTTAAAGGTTTAACTCCGAAGTTTCCATATTTTCCAATCGGCAAGCCCCGCCAATCTATGGTTTCCTCAGCAAAAAGTTTACGGGCTTTATAAGGCAATAAATGTACTTCTTTTCCAAAAACCGCTAAAGAGCCTTGACCTAACCTGCTTATATCATATCCAAATTCTTCCAAAGCCGAAAGATTGATTTCTATATTTTCAACAGCTTGTTTTTTATATTCTTTAAAAAACTCTATTTTTTTATCGTTTGATGAATCAACAACATTCTCGGTTTTCTCCAAAAGGGCAACAAAAAAACCTTGTCCGTTTTGTTCAGTTTTTTTCCCCTCATTATTCTCTATATTATTAATACGCCAAACTCCGCTACTCTCAGCCAGATAAGCCTCGCTTTGATTAAATTCGGAAAGAGTGGGAAGTGGAATAAGCTTAAGCCCTAGCTGTTCTTTTGCCCAAACAATTTGCTCTTCGTTTTCTTTAATGTTTGTCGTACAAGTAGAATAAACCAAACGACCGCCTACTTTTAAAAGTCGCACAGCCTCTTTTAATAAAATTCGCTGTAAATGTACCAACGTATTTGTTTTTTCCACAGTCCAAAGTTCCATCACCTTTGGATTTTTGTCTAAAGTTCCCCAACCGCTACAAGGCGGGTCAAGCTGTATATATTCAAGTAAGCCCGAAGATAAAGGGTAAGCCTCGGCTTTATACGAACTAGTAACGCTTTGCCATAAATTCAAATGAGTTAAATTAGAACGCAAAACCGGCAAACGGTTTTTTCCCGGTTCATTTCCAATAACCAAACCCTCTGATCCAATAAGCTGAGCTAGCTCACCCGTTTTGCTTCCCGGACTGGCACACATATCCAAAACAAGAGAACCAAGACTAGGGTTTAACGCCAAAGGTGGTAACATTGACGAGCGGTCTTGGATATAAATCAAACCAAACTTCGCCGCCAAACTACGCCCAAGAGGTAAAGGTTCATAACTTAAACGACGAATAAAAGTGGCTGACCC comes from the Desulfovibrio litoralis DSM 11393 genome and includes:
- a CDS encoding RsmB/NOP family class I SAM-dependent RNA methyltransferase, whose translation is MTNVKNIQNFGRSFRLVAPFQVKENTEKEHEIIRSQQKNIEALLSAEGFKFEPDALAFFKTQSGSATFIRRLSYEPLPLGRSLAAKFGLIYIQDRSSMLPPLALNPSLGSLVLDMCASPGSKTGELAQLIGSEGLVIGNEPGKNRLPVLRSNLTHLNLWQSVTSSYKAEAYPLSSGLLEYIQLDPPCSGWGTLDKNPKVMELWTVEKTNTLVHLQRILLKEAVRLLKVGGRLVYSTCTTNIKENEEQIVWAKEQLGLKLIPLPTLSEFNQSEAYLAESSGVWRINNIENNEGKKTEQNGQGFFVALLEKTENVVDSSNDKKIEFFKEYKKQAVENIEINLSALEEFGYDISRLGQGSLAVFGKEVHLLPYKARKLFAEETIDWRGLPIGKYGNFGVKPLNSLRRFMPSLEEAEKNNQALSLTSTEDLKKLLTGLSLDSGPLSADAKFVFLYYNDLALCRLIKKGKRLLFGE